GTTGCTGTCCTTGCCCTGAAGGACGGCCGCCAGCCGTTCAAGCCCCATTCCCGTGTCAATACTGGGTTTCGGAAGGGGGCTCAGCTTTCCGGACTTATCCCGATTGGACTGCATGAAGACCAGGTTCCACAGTTCCAGAAATCGTCCGCAGTCACAGGCAGGCCCGCAGGTACCCTCACCGCATCCGAACTTCTCTCCCTGGTCATAAATGATCTCCGAACATGGGCCGCAAGGCCCCGTGTCGCCCATGGACCAGAAATTGTCCTTTTCTCCGAGTCTTACGATCCTCTCGGCCGGGAGGCCGGCGATCTCCTCCCACAGGTCATAGGCCTCGTCGTCATCCGTGAAGACCGTGGCAGTGAGCCTGCCCGGATCCAGGTTTACAACCCCGGTCAGGAATTCCCAGCCGTAGAAAATCGCGTCTTTCTTGAAATAGTCCCCGAAGGAAAAATTGCCCAGCATCTCAAAAAAGGTGTGGTGCCTGGCCGTTCTTCCCACGTTCTCCAGGTCGTTATGCTTGCCCGATACTCTCATGCACTTCTGGGTGGAGGTTGCTCTGGCATAGCCCCGTTTCTCCAGCCCCAGGAAAAGGTCCTTGAACTGCACCATCCCGGCGTTTGTAAAGAACAGGCTCGGATCGCTCCGCGGGACCAGGGGCGAGCTTCCCACCCGCTGATGCCCTTTGCTCTCGAAATATTTCAGGAACGCTTCCCGGACCTCGGCGCCTTTCAATTTTTCTCCTCCATTCATCAAAACCTGTCGATCTTCATCCCGTCTGTCTTCGTGTCTTCCTTATCATCCCCATTTTCCGAGAGGACCTGCTGGTCCTTCTGCATCTTCTCAAATTCCACCCACGACTCATCAGTAGCATCAACTCCCTTGACCCTGAGTGTGAAATCGTCGGGGCGCGTGCTCTGGCGAAGGGCCTCCTCATAGGTGATAAGCTTCTTTTTATAAAGCATCATCAGAGCCTGGTCGAAGGTCTGCATCCCATACTGGGTGTAGCCGGCCCCGATGATATCGGTGATCTCGTGTGTCCGCTCCTTGTCGACTATGCACTCCTTGACACGGTTGGTAGCCACGAGAACCTCCACGGCCGGGACCCTCCCTTTTCCATCGGACTTCGGGACGAGACGCATGGAGATGATCCCCCGCAGGACCCCGGCCAACTGGAGCCTGATCTGTTTCTGCTGGTAGGGAGGGAACACAGAGATAATCCTGTTGATCGTTTCCGCTGCGTCCACCGTGTGAACGGTGCTCATGACAAGATGACCCGTCTCCGCTGCCACCAATGCGGTCTCGATTGTCTCAAAATCCCTCATCTCGCCGACCATCACCACGTCGGGGTCCTGTCTCAGTGCGCTCTTTAGCGCCGCTCCGAAGGAAAGGGTGTCGGATCCGACCTCCCTCTGGTTGATCAGGCTCTTGATATCCCGGTGAAGGTACTCGATGGGATCCTCGATGGTCATGATGTGGGCCGTCCGATGCTGATTGATATGGTGGATCATGGCAGCCAGGGTGGTGGACTTTCCACTGCCGGTGGTGCCCGTAACGAGGATCAGGCCACGCTCTTTCATGGCGAGGGATCCCAGAACTTCAGGCAGGGTCAGTTCATCTATGGCCTTGATTTTCACCGGAATGAGCCTGAAAACGATGCCGATAGCCCCCCTCTGCTGAAAAACGTTGACCCTG
This genomic stretch from bacterium BMS3Abin14 harbors:
- the pilT_1 gene encoding twitching mobility protein produces the protein MSDQAPLDINQLLRQSAGYGASDLHVKVGNPPVIRVDGALHPLPKTRRVTQEEVMDIAFGVMNDAQKDQFKRSSELDMAYSVPGLGRFRVNVFQQRGAIGIVFRLIPVKIKAIDELTLPEVLGSLAMKERGLILVTGTTGSGKSTTLAAMIHHINQHRTAHIMTIEDPIEYLHRDIKSLINQREVGSDTLSFGAALKSALRQDPDVVMVGEMRDFETIETALVAAETGHLVMSTVHTVDAAETINRIISVFPPYQQKQIRLQLAGVLRGIISMRLVPKSDGKGRVPAVEVLVATNRVKECIVDKERTHEITDIIGAGYTQYGMQTFDQALMMLYKKKLITYEEALRQSTRPDDFTLRVKGVDATDESWVEFEKMQKDQQVLSENGDDKEDTKTDGMKIDRF